The Acidovorax sp. NCPPB 4044 genomic interval CGCTTACTGGCCCTGGATCGCGCTCAGCATCGTGCGCGCGTTGCCGTTGATGAAGCGCAGCGTGGCTTCGTAGCGCACGGCGTTGTCGGCGAACGCGGCGCGTTCGCGGTCCAGATCGACCGTGTTGTTGTCCAGGCTCGGCTGGGTCTGCACCGTGTAGCCCAGCGTGCTGGCCGTGGATGAGCCGCTCGCTGCAGCGGGCAGCGGGATGTGGCGGGGATCGCTCGCGCTCTGCTGGCGCTGGATCGCGCGCTGCGCGGTGCCGAGCGAGGCGCCCGAGCCCTGGCCGGTGGCATCGCGCAGCGCTTCGGAGAAATTGAAGTCGCGCGCCACGTAGCCCGGGGTGTCGGCATTCGCGATGTTGCTGGCCAACGCACGCTGGCGCTCGGCACGCAGCAGCAGCGCGTTGCCGTGGAAATCCAGCCGTTCGGTCAACTTGTCGAGCATCGGGGCCACCTTGGAGGGTCGGGGTTCGGGGCCGGCCCGGAGCGCAATGCCCACGGGTTTTCGGCG includes:
- the flgB gene encoding flagellar basal body rod protein FlgB — protein: MLDKLTERLDFHGNALLLRAERQRALASNIANADTPGYVARDFNFSEALRDATGQGSGASLGTAQRAIQRQQSASDPRHIPLPAAASGSSTASTLGYTVQTQPSLDNNTVDLDRERAAFADNAVRYEATLRFINGNARTMLSAIQGQ